The following coding sequences lie in one uncultured Desulfovibrio sp. genomic window:
- the hypE gene encoding hydrogenase expression/formation protein HypE, producing the protein MDDCLLLDAGSGGRASQRLIAQCFMRHFANPLLERMDDAALLTDISGPLAMSTDSYTVTPLFFAGGSIGSLAVHGTVNDVAMLGARPRYLSCGFILEEGLPLETLERVVADMGAAAREAGVSIVTGDTKVVPRGACDKIFINTTGIGQVFASPSPSGHNARPGDAVLVSGAMGDHGLTVMGSREGLSFLTDVASDSAPLNHMIEDIINTVGEVHVLRDPTRGGLATTLNEIAEQSQVSILLDEASVPVHEAVRNGCSFLGMDPLYLANEGKCICIVPENSAEAALEAMRRSPYGKEAARIGTVTEGKAQVALQTRIGGRRLLGMLEGAQLPRIC; encoded by the coding sequence ATGGACGATTGCCTTCTTCTTGATGCTGGCAGCGGCGGCAGAGCCTCGCAGCGCCTTATTGCCCAGTGTTTCATGCGCCATTTTGCCAATCCCCTGCTGGAACGCATGGACGATGCGGCGCTTTTGACCGATATCTCCGGCCCGCTGGCCATGAGCACCGATTCATACACGGTGACGCCCCTGTTTTTCGCAGGCGGCAGCATCGGCAGTCTGGCTGTGCACGGCACCGTCAACGACGTTGCCATGCTGGGCGCGCGGCCCCGCTACCTGAGTTGCGGATTTATCCTTGAAGAAGGCCTGCCCCTCGAAACCCTTGAGCGCGTTGTGGCCGACATGGGCGCGGCAGCCCGCGAGGCCGGGGTGAGCATTGTGACGGGCGACACCAAGGTTGTGCCGCGCGGTGCTTGCGACAAAATTTTCATCAATACCACGGGCATCGGGCAGGTGTTTGCCTCACCCTCGCCCTCGGGGCACAATGCCCGGCCCGGCGATGCGGTACTGGTCAGCGGAGCCATGGGCGACCACGGCCTCACGGTCATGGGCAGCCGCGAAGGCCTGTCCTTCCTTACGGACGTGGCCTCGGACTCCGCCCCGCTCAACCACATGATTGAAGACATCATCAATACTGTGGGCGAGGTGCATGTGCTGCGCGACCCCACGCGCGGCGGTCTTGCCACCACGCTCAACGAAATCGCCGAGCAGTCGCAGGTGTCCATCCTGCTTGACGAGGCCAGCGTTCCCGTTCACGAAGCCGTGCGCAACGGCTGTTCCTTCCTCGGCATGGATCCTCTGTACCTTGCCAATGAGGGCAAGTGCATCTGCATTGTGCCCGAAAACAGCGCAGAAGCAGCCCTTGAGGCCATGCGCCGTTCGCCCTATGGCAAGGAAGCGGCCCGCATCGGCACGGTAACGGAAGGCAAGGCGCAGGTGGCGCTGCAAACCCGCATCGGGGGCCGCCGCCTGCTGGGCATGCTTGAGGGCGCGCAGTTGCCCCGCATCTGCTAG
- the hypD gene encoding hydrogenase formation protein HypD: MQLETAFQNPQLCHSLLDRLNRALDGRTMRFMEVCGTHTVAIFQSGLRSLLPKSVTHLSGPGCPVCVTHDAEVAAFLELAGRDRVIIATFGDLLRVPGPGGLSLKHAQAQGARVEIVYSPLDALTLAAANPGDTVVFLGIGFETTAPTVAATLLTAQQRGLNNFCVLSLHKLVPPALRILLEDSQCGVEAFLLPGHVSTILGLEPYAFLARDFHVPGIVGGFQPADILLALCLMAEQMRDGKPDVVNAYPRAVDDTGNPRARALLEQFFQPADALWRGIGCIPQSGLALRPEYESMDAMKRLDLTLPDVPPLPGCRCGDVLKGRITPPDCPLFGKRCTPATPVGPCMVSTEGSCAAYFKYSER, from the coding sequence ATGCAACTGGAAACCGCCTTTCAGAATCCGCAACTGTGCCACAGCCTTCTTGATCGCCTCAACCGCGCCCTTGATGGTCGCACAATGCGCTTCATGGAAGTGTGCGGCACCCATACAGTTGCCATCTTCCAGAGCGGCCTGCGCTCGCTCCTGCCCAAATCGGTAACGCACCTTTCCGGCCCCGGCTGCCCCGTATGCGTCACGCACGATGCGGAAGTAGCCGCCTTTCTTGAGCTTGCGGGCCGCGACCGCGTCATCATAGCCACCTTTGGCGACCTTTTGCGCGTGCCCGGCCCCGGCGGCCTCAGCCTCAAACATGCACAGGCCCAGGGTGCGCGGGTTGAGATTGTCTATTCGCCTCTGGACGCCCTGACCCTGGCGGCGGCCAACCCCGGCGATACTGTAGTTTTTCTGGGCATAGGTTTTGAAACCACCGCCCCCACCGTGGCCGCCACACTGCTCACCGCCCAGCAACGCGGGCTGAACAACTTCTGCGTGCTTTCCCTACACAAGCTTGTGCCCCCCGCCCTGCGCATCCTGCTTGAAGACAGCCAGTGCGGCGTGGAAGCCTTTTTGCTGCCGGGGCACGTTTCCACCATTCTTGGGCTGGAGCCTTACGCCTTTCTGGCGCGCGATTTTCATGTGCCCGGCATTGTGGGCGGCTTCCAGCCCGCCGACATTCTGCTGGCCCTCTGCCTCATGGCCGAGCAGATGCGCGATGGCAAGCCCGATGTGGTCAATGCCTACCCCCGCGCCGTGGACGACACGGGCAACCCCCGCGCCCGCGCTCTGCTGGAACAGTTTTTCCAACCGGCGGACGCCCTGTGGCGCGGCATAGGCTGCATACCCCAGAGCGGCCTGGCCCTGCGCCCGGAATATGAGAGCATGGACGCCATGAAGCGCCTTGATCTCACCCTGCCGGACGTCCCCCCCCTGCCCGGCTGTCGCTGCGGCGATGTGCTCAAGGGGCGCATTACCCCGCCGGACTGCCCGCTTTTCGGCAAGCGCTGCACCCCCGCCACCCCAGTTGGCCCCTGCATGGTTTCCACCGAGGGCAGCTGCGCGGCCTACTTTAAATATTCGGAGCGATAA